A genome region from Sphaeramia orbicularis chromosome 19, fSphaOr1.1, whole genome shotgun sequence includes the following:
- the LOC115410710 gene encoding dnaJ homolog subfamily B member 12-like, whose translation MEVNRDEAERCIDIATEALTNDQPEKAQRFLDKAQRLFPTEKAKALQDLIARNGFKPRHGGHSHFNGTPGPRQRQTTCQETRHEEKPSENLKPYTADQLEAVQRIKQCKDFYEILGVQKDAPEDELKRSYRKLALKFHPDKNHAPGATEAFKAIGNAYAVLSNANKRRQYDQCGEERRHPSRQGQDDGNFEADISPEDLFNMFFGGGYPASNGHAYTNGRMRYQRAERRERQRDGGLALFVQVMPILILVIVSALSQIMVNSPAYSLSFRPSAGYTQKRLTENLKVPYYVGEQFSREFTGVNLKNLERTVEDDYISNLRNNCWKEKQQKEGMLYRARYFGDTDLYQRAQRARTPSCAKLSEITASAHG comes from the exons ATGGAAGTAAACAGGGACGAAGCGGAGCGCTGCATTGACATTGCGACCGAGGCGTTGACCAACGACCAGCCCGAGAAGGCGCAGAGGTTCCTGGATAAGGCGCAGAGACTTTTCCCGACAGAAAAAGCGAAAG cGCTGCAGGATCTGATAGCAAGAAATGGCTTCAAACCCAGACATGGCGGCCACTCACATTTCAACGGGACACCGGGGCCGAGGCAGCGGCAGACCACCTGTCAAGAAACCAGACATGAAGAAAAGCCATCAGAAAACCTCAAACCCTACACTGCAGATCAACTGGAGGCTGTGCAGAG GATAAAACAGTGTAAAGACTTCTATGAAATCCTCGGGGTCCAGAAAGACGCCCCTGAAGATGAGCTTAAAAGATCATACAGAAAACTCGCTTTGAAGTTCCATCCAGACAAGAATCACGCTCCAGGTGCAACAGAGGCTTTCAAAG ccATTGGAAATGCATATGCTGTCCTGAGTAACGCCAACAAAAGAAGACAATACGATCAGTGTGGCGAGGAGAGGAGACATCCTTCGAGACAAGGCCAGGACGATGGAAACTTCGAGGCTGACATCTCACCTGAAGACCTTTTTAATATGTTCTTTGGAGGCGGATATCCAGCAA GTAATGGTCATGCATACACCAATGGGAGGATGCGATACCAAAGAGCAGAAAGAAGAGAGCGACAGCGAGAC GGAGGCCTGGCCCTCTTCGTACAGGTCATGCCCATCCTCATCCTGGTCATCGTGTCGGCGCTCAGTCAGATCATGGTGAATAGCCCCGCCTACAGCCTCAGCTTCAGGCC GTCAGCGGGTTATACTCAGAAGAGGCTGACGGAGAACCTGAAGGTGCCATATTATGTGGGGGAGCAGTTCTCCAGGGAATTCACCGGAGTCAATCTGAAGAATCTGGAGAGGACTGTGGAGGACGACTACATTTCCAACCTTCGCAACAACTGCTGGAAGGAGAAACAGCAAA AAGAAGGCATGTTATACAGAGCTCGCTATTTTGGAGACACTGACCTGTACCAACGTGCTCAAAGGGCTCGAACACCAAGCTGCGCCAAACTCTCCGAGATTACAGCTTCTGCACACGGCTGA